Below is a genomic region from Rhizobium sp. 007.
CTCTGAAACGACGGTGGGAGGCCCCTTCACCCTCACTGCGTCCGACGGGCAAGCTGTGACGGATGCGACTTTCCGCGGCAAGTGGCTGCTGGTTTTCTTCGGTTACACCTTCTGCCCCGATGCCTGCCCGACGACGCTGAGCCAAATCGCGGTCGCGCTCGAGCAGCTCGGGGCGGATGCGCAAGAGGTGCAGCCGATCTTCATTACGGTCGATCCGGAGCGCGACACTCCAAAGGCAATGGGCGAATATACCGAAGCAATCGACAAGCGGATCGTCGGGCTCTCGGGAACGCCGGAGCAGATCGCAGCGGTATCGCAGGCATACGGCGTCTACAGCGAGCGGCACCGCACCGGAACAGGCCGGGACGACTATCTCATCGATCACGGCACGTACATCTACATAATGTCGCCGGAGGGAAAGTTTGCACGGGGCATGTCGGCTGACACGCCGGCGGACGACATCGCGGCCACCTTGCGCCATCTGATGACGGAGGCTCGCAATGGAGGTTGAGCGGACGCCGGCGAGGAGGCCGGACATGACCTGGGGGAAGGGTGGGAACAAGGGGACTGGACGGTACGGCCAGTACTTCGCCGCCGCCATATCACGACTCCATGCAGAGCAGCGATACCGCGTCTTTGCCGATCTGGAGCGGATCGCGGGACGTTTTCCCTTCGCCACCTGGCGCTCCCCATCGGGACTGCGGGAGGTCGTCATCTGGTGCTCCAACGATTATCTCGGTATGGGACAGCATCCCAAGGTGATCGAAGCCATGATTGAC
It encodes:
- a CDS encoding SCO family protein, whose protein sequence is MDRPWKDHRASARQWLALAATMLAATAVVTAWPARAISETTVGGPFTLTASDGQAVTDATFRGKWLLVFFGYTFCPDACPTTLSQIAVALEQLGADAQEVQPIFITVDPERDTPKAMGEYTEAIDKRIVGLSGTPEQIAAVSQAYGVYSERHRTGTGRDDYLIDHGTYIYIMSPEGKFARGMSADTPADDIAATLRHLMTEARNGG